In the Labrys wisconsinensis genome, one interval contains:
- a CDS encoding ATP-dependent Clp protease adaptor ClpS, whose product MEFDAFDAWFIGSWVLSYLIGLVAHEIGHAAAASAVGFHPRLISIGIGRAVLRWRFGQAWFVLRLLPVVGHMTYLPHLPTRRLRKAAVTAGGPLANGLLLAIAGAIYLADPAAFGIGHLVVTDEKSFAIFMAHLTAQVSLDAFSMTQVFLLVTTLIPARGKAAGRSISSDGWKLWRLAVDPAGATDGGLLAAYAALMQNVLPPGAPLPSPSPYGAEIVFQAIRRDRQREAWADRDAAEVMQRLLQQEALPDLERAYVLRFLVGHELTRAKAGADLARLDQWSRQAVVLAPTRDHQVLRAGVLRAMGRIRDADAIHWALAYHGSTASTVPLEEPSAPGGSPSPSPAAGSPRGWRATSGPEAAVEQGLFRVVIANDDSTPMDFVIQALIEIFQKTEDDAVRIVLMVHCTGRGTCGVYGRTDAESLVDRMTVKASHGGHPLRCLIEPDSLEDPLGSALPLGQASNGAS is encoded by the coding sequence ATGGAATTCGACGCTTTCGATGCATGGTTTATCGGATCGTGGGTGCTCAGCTACCTCATCGGGCTTGTCGCCCATGAGATCGGACACGCTGCCGCTGCCTCGGCTGTCGGCTTTCACCCCCGTTTGATCTCCATCGGGATCGGACGCGCAGTCCTGCGGTGGCGGTTCGGGCAGGCATGGTTCGTGTTGCGGCTCTTGCCGGTCGTGGGCCACATGACCTATCTGCCGCACCTGCCAACCCGGCGCCTGCGGAAAGCGGCCGTGACGGCCGGCGGGCCGTTGGCCAATGGTCTTCTGCTGGCGATTGCCGGCGCGATCTATCTGGCCGACCCCGCAGCCTTCGGAATCGGGCATCTGGTCGTCACGGACGAGAAGAGCTTCGCGATCTTCATGGCCCATCTGACGGCGCAGGTGAGCCTCGATGCCTTCTCGATGACGCAAGTTTTCCTGCTCGTCACGACCTTGATCCCCGCGCGCGGGAAGGCTGCGGGGCGGTCCATTTCCAGCGACGGCTGGAAGTTGTGGCGACTTGCCGTCGACCCGGCGGGGGCGACGGATGGCGGCCTGCTGGCTGCTTACGCCGCCCTGATGCAGAACGTGCTGCCACCCGGTGCGCCTCTGCCGTCGCCGTCGCCTTACGGGGCGGAGATCGTGTTCCAGGCCATCCGTCGGGATCGGCAACGCGAGGCCTGGGCGGACCGCGACGCCGCGGAGGTGATGCAGCGGCTCCTGCAGCAAGAGGCGCTCCCTGACCTGGAGAGAGCCTATGTGCTGCGGTTCCTGGTGGGGCACGAGCTGACCCGCGCCAAGGCCGGCGCCGATCTCGCCAGGCTGGATCAGTGGTCGCGGCAGGCGGTTGTCCTCGCGCCGACGCGGGACCATCAGGTGCTGCGAGCGGGCGTGCTGAGGGCGATGGGACGGATTCGCGACGCCGATGCCATTCACTGGGCCCTTGCCTACCACGGCTCGACGGCGAGCACGGTCCCGCTCGAAGAGCCATCCGCACCCGGCGGATCACCGAGCCCATCGCCGGCCGCGGGCTCGCCAAGGGGGTGGCGCGCGACGTCCGGTCCGGAAGCCGCCGTCGAGCAAGGGCTGTTTCGAGTCGTGATCGCCAATGACGATTCGACACCCATGGACTTCGTGATCCAGGCTCTGATCGAAATTTTTCAGAAGACGGAGGACGACGCCGTACGGATTGTGCTGATGGTCCATTGCACGGGCCGGGGCACGTGCGGCGTGTACGGCCGCACCGACGCCGAGAGCCTGGTCGACCGGATGACGGTGAAAGCCAGCCACGGCGGACATCCGCTCCGGTGCCTCATCGAGCCGGACAGCCTCGAGGATCCGCTTGGTTCCGCGCTGCCGCTCGGGCAAGCCAGCAATGGCGCATCTTGA
- a CDS encoding type VI immunity family protein has protein sequence MTIKPELAELDKIVVEKNGWAKLRLGAALLLKFPESSAPARRRGFADCMRDYLEEMSETGLCTQTGSRLSRASKAKALDYIERKVDDDPDKDFEIGIVSELDDPGHPEATGVRVGGFVATRTEEQSSRSRTLHIDDQPVAVGLTSGAGMLGTIAFYNHAAWLVERQADYLVRLVLGWCNRLKPLQGHFGLGVQSQVYGMNYPTGAVEAFPLIRRYPGLTYGSDNLLNLQRNDALLTDPASDGIWDINWLTAISDYYVQRSGALRQALADPGEAVTVHRYDGGVVLQAGDSPQSGDLDRNLIPPAYVEVERMIQSVRFTKITSPFIACPPSVDALEVSHDYVDRFRRYL, from the coding sequence ATGACCATCAAGCCCGAACTGGCCGAACTCGACAAGATCGTGGTCGAAAAGAATGGCTGGGCCAAGCTGCGGCTCGGCGCGGCGCTCCTGCTCAAATTTCCCGAGAGCAGCGCACCCGCACGCCGGCGTGGCTTCGCGGATTGCATGCGGGACTATTTGGAGGAGATGAGCGAGACGGGCCTGTGCACGCAGACAGGCTCGCGCCTGTCGCGCGCCAGCAAGGCGAAGGCGCTCGACTATATCGAACGCAAGGTCGACGACGATCCCGACAAGGACTTTGAAATCGGCATTGTCTCGGAGCTCGACGATCCCGGACACCCCGAGGCGACCGGAGTGCGGGTCGGCGGCTTCGTGGCGACACGCACGGAGGAGCAGTCGAGCCGGAGCCGGACGCTGCACATCGACGACCAGCCGGTCGCCGTCGGCCTGACCTCCGGAGCCGGCATGCTCGGCACAATCGCTTTCTACAACCATGCCGCCTGGCTCGTGGAGCGGCAGGCCGATTATCTGGTGCGGCTCGTGCTTGGCTGGTGCAATCGGCTGAAGCCGCTGCAGGGTCATTTCGGTCTGGGCGTTCAGTCCCAGGTCTACGGTATGAACTACCCCACGGGTGCCGTTGAGGCCTTTCCCCTCATCAGGCGCTATCCGGGGCTCACCTATGGATCCGACAATCTGCTGAACCTGCAGCGCAATGATGCGCTGCTGACCGATCCCGCCTCGGACGGGATCTGGGACATCAACTGGCTCACAGCGATCTCGGACTATTATGTCCAGCGGTCGGGAGCCCTGAGGCAGGCCCTGGCCGATCCGGGCGAGGCCGTCACGGTCCACCGCTATGACGGTGGCGTCGTGCTGCAGGCTGGCGACTCGCCGCAATCGGGCGATCTCGATCGCAACCTCATCCCGCCAGCCTATGTCGAGGTCGAACGGATGATCCAGTCGGTACGCTTCACCAAGATCACCAGCCCCTTCATCGCTTGTCCACCATCCGTCGACGCGCTCGAGGTGAGCCACGACTACGTCGATCGTTTTCGCCGCTATCTGTGA
- a CDS encoding transporter substrate-binding domain-containing protein translates to MDLVRKPAHRFAGASTGLGAFLLLLLACAVAQAAPDPTPPLRVGVYQVAPYGGRGDGGVFVGASVDLWRRVAEQLDWQYHLMPVSQMGDLLSGLEGGTYDVAIGAITITPERLARVDFSYPTHRSGVAVVFAKQTGAASALHDYGEAIGELGVLILAIVILLTIIGVLMWWFERSGRSDSESAVTSWHDGVYWAVVTMTTVGYGDKTPKTYLGRSLAVIWMVGSLVLVSLLTTNLVARITANRVESAAATRTGDLSGKRLAAVSDSSGAEYLDEEHLAYRKFADLAAALDALAAGKVDAVVNSIGALQYLVNTRFSDSIAPPRGVLAPAYMAFALPMNSRLKKPLDEVLTIVTASAEWQSVEETYFRPGK, encoded by the coding sequence ATGGACCTTGTCCGCAAACCCGCGCATCGCTTTGCCGGCGCAAGCACAGGTCTTGGCGCGTTCCTTCTCCTCCTGCTCGCCTGCGCCGTTGCGCAAGCCGCGCCTGATCCGACACCGCCACTGCGCGTCGGCGTCTATCAGGTCGCGCCTTACGGCGGGCGAGGCGATGGTGGGGTGTTTGTCGGCGCAAGCGTCGATCTCTGGCGTCGGGTCGCGGAACAGCTCGACTGGCAGTATCACCTGATGCCGGTGTCACAGATGGGCGACCTGCTGTCGGGTCTCGAAGGAGGCACCTACGACGTCGCGATCGGCGCCATCACGATCACCCCGGAACGGCTGGCGCGGGTGGACTTCTCCTATCCGACGCACCGCTCCGGCGTCGCCGTCGTCTTCGCGAAGCAAACGGGAGCGGCATCCGCCTTGCACGACTATGGCGAGGCCATCGGCGAGCTCGGCGTGCTGATCCTCGCCATCGTGATCCTCCTGACGATCATCGGCGTGCTCATGTGGTGGTTCGAGCGATCCGGCAGATCGGACTCCGAGTCGGCCGTGACGTCGTGGCACGACGGCGTCTACTGGGCCGTGGTCACCATGACCACGGTCGGCTATGGCGACAAGACGCCGAAGACCTATCTCGGCCGCTCGCTCGCCGTGATCTGGATGGTCGGAAGCCTCGTGCTGGTTTCCCTGCTGACGACCAATCTGGTCGCGCGCATAACGGCCAATCGGGTCGAAAGCGCCGCCGCGACCCGCACGGGCGACCTCTCGGGAAAGCGGCTCGCCGCCGTCTCCGATTCGTCGGGCGCCGAGTATCTCGACGAAGAGCACCTCGCCTATCGGAAATTTGCCGACCTCGCCGCCGCCCTCGACGCCTTGGCGGCTGGAAAGGTCGATGCCGTCGTCAACAGCATCGGCGCCTTGCAATATCTGGTGAACACGCGCTTTTCGGATTCGATCGCGCCGCCGCGCGGGGTGCTGGCCCCGGCCTATATGGCCTTCGCGCTGCCGATGAACTCCAGGTTGAAGAAGCCGCTCGACGAGGTGCTGACCATCGTCACCGCGAGCGCCGAGTGGCAATCCGTCGAGGAGACCTATTTTCGGCCGGGGAAGTGA
- a CDS encoding tyrosine-type recombinase/integrase — MAKLTKRVVDAAAAREKDYFIWDDELPGFGLRIFASGKRSYLIQYRAAGRTRRFTIGLHGVWTAETARQEAKVQLGRVAQGDNPSEERLLDHQAITVKELCAMYLKDLEAGLILGKGGRPKKATTIVSDTGRIHRHIIPLIGTRRVKDLVKADMTKVLKDIMAGKTAVSVKTKKLRGKSIVTGGAGTATRTLGLVGGIFTYAMEAGIITANPVHGIRKPKDNVRDRRLTQAEYRTLGEILRQAAETPKYEMTVEIIRQIALTGCRRSEMIGLKWTEADTDASCMRLEDSKEGASIRPIGLTVVEYLEERRKTSTGSYVFPGQGEDTAFGGFPNHWRQIFRDSPLADVTPHVLRHSFASIANDLGFTEVTIAALVGHSKGTVTSKYIHSLDTALIMAADTISGYVQGLLDGVKFKQTAYAVDRNSRKAALSHFLKKAVEDPSGNGQDLPLAA; from the coding sequence ATGGCCAAGCTCACGAAACGTGTCGTGGATGCAGCCGCAGCCCGCGAGAAGGACTACTTCATCTGGGACGACGAATTGCCCGGCTTCGGCCTTCGCATCTTCGCGTCCGGTAAACGCAGCTACCTTATCCAATACCGCGCCGCGGGTCGAACCCGCCGCTTCACAATCGGCCTTCATGGCGTGTGGACGGCGGAGACGGCCCGGCAGGAAGCTAAGGTGCAGCTTGGTCGCGTCGCACAGGGTGATAACCCCTCCGAGGAACGCCTGCTGGATCATCAGGCGATCACCGTCAAAGAGCTGTGCGCGATGTATCTCAAGGACCTCGAAGCCGGTCTCATTCTCGGAAAGGGAGGCCGACCGAAAAAGGCAACGACCATCGTCAGCGATACCGGTCGCATTCATCGACACATCATCCCGCTGATCGGCACGCGCCGGGTAAAGGACCTGGTCAAAGCCGACATGACCAAGGTGTTGAAGGACATCATGGCGGGGAAGACGGCGGTGTCGGTGAAGACCAAGAAGCTGCGCGGCAAGTCCATCGTGACAGGCGGCGCCGGTACGGCCACGCGGACGCTCGGACTCGTTGGCGGCATTTTCACCTACGCCATGGAGGCAGGGATCATCACGGCCAATCCCGTGCACGGCATCCGCAAGCCCAAGGACAATGTCCGCGACCGTCGTCTCACCCAGGCGGAGTACCGCACGCTCGGCGAGATTCTGCGCCAAGCGGCCGAAACCCCGAAATATGAGATGACGGTCGAGATTATCCGACAGATCGCGCTCACCGGCTGCCGCCGGAGCGAGATGATCGGTCTCAAGTGGACCGAGGCGGACACTGACGCGAGTTGCATGCGTCTGGAAGACAGCAAGGAAGGTGCCTCCATCCGTCCCATTGGCCTCACCGTGGTCGAGTATCTGGAAGAACGACGCAAAACCTCGACGGGAAGCTATGTCTTCCCCGGCCAGGGTGAGGACACCGCCTTTGGCGGTTTCCCCAACCATTGGCGGCAGATTTTCCGGGACTCGCCGCTGGCCGATGTAACGCCGCACGTCCTGCGTCACAGCTTCGCCAGCATCGCCAACGATCTCGGCTTCACCGAGGTGACCATCGCCGCCCTGGTCGGCCACTCGAAGGGGACCGTCACGAGCAAATACATCCATTCGCTCGACACGGCCCTCATCATGGCCGCCGACACCATCTCCGGCTACGTTCAGGGGCTGCTCGATGGGGTCAAGTTCAAGCAGACCGCCTACGCAGTAGATCGGAACTCCCGAAAGGCCGCGCTATCTCACTTCCTCAAGAAGGCGGTGGAAGACCCGAGCGGGAACGGACAAGACTTGCCATTGGCCGCTTAA
- a CDS encoding ArsR/SmtB family transcription factor has protein sequence MESDSAILAFAALAQNTRLDVFRMLMEHEPEGLPAGEIARRLDVPHNTMSTHLATLTRAGLIDAERHSRSIIYRARLEAVHALTSFLVKDCCGGRPEICAPLIADLSPCCSPQSLAAKEAAHD, from the coding sequence ATGGAATCAGACAGCGCCATCCTCGCTTTCGCCGCCCTTGCGCAGAACACCCGCCTCGACGTGTTCCGCATGCTGATGGAGCACGAGCCAGAGGGACTGCCCGCAGGTGAGATCGCCCGCCGGTTGGACGTCCCGCACAACACAATGTCGACGCATCTTGCAACGCTGACGCGCGCCGGCCTGATCGACGCCGAGCGGCACAGCCGCTCGATCATCTATAGGGCGAGGCTCGAGGCCGTGCATGCGCTCACCAGCTTCCTGGTGAAGGACTGCTGCGGTGGCCGCCCGGAAATCTGCGCGCCGTTGATCGCCGATCTTTCCCCCTGCTGTTCGCCGCAATCCCTCGCCGCCAAGGAGGCTGCCCATGACTGA
- a CDS encoding arsenate reductase ArsC, whose product MTDRIYNVLFLCTGNSARSILAESILTKNGAGRFRAFSAGSQPKGAVNPFALKVLGSFEYPTEGFRSKSWEEFAHPGAPVMDFVFTVCDNAAGESCPVWPGQPMTAHWGIEDPAAVEGPDIEKEKAFVSAFRYMRNRISVFTALPVASLDKSALGTKLREIGRSEGATSPRPDVA is encoded by the coding sequence ATGACTGACCGCATCTACAATGTTCTGTTCCTCTGCACCGGCAATTCGGCCCGTTCGATCCTCGCCGAAAGCATCCTGACCAAGAACGGCGCCGGTCGCTTCCGCGCCTTCTCGGCCGGTAGCCAGCCCAAGGGCGCGGTGAACCCCTTCGCGCTGAAGGTGCTCGGGAGCTTTGAGTACCCTACGGAAGGCTTCCGTTCGAAGAGCTGGGAGGAGTTCGCCCATCCCGGCGCACCCGTCATGGATTTCGTGTTCACCGTCTGCGACAACGCCGCCGGCGAATCCTGCCCGGTCTGGCCGGGCCAGCCGATGACTGCGCATTGGGGCATCGAAGATCCCGCTGCCGTCGAGGGACCGGATATCGAAAAGGAAAAGGCGTTCGTTTCCGCCTTCCGTTATATGCGGAACCGGATTTCCGTCTTTACGGCTCTGCCGGTGGCGAGCCTCGACAAGTCCGCCCTCGGCACCAAGCTGCGCGAGATCGGCCGCAGCGAAGGCGCGACCTCGCCGCGCCCCGACGTTGCGTGA
- the arsC gene encoding arsenate reductase (glutaredoxin) (This arsenate reductase requires both glutathione and glutaredoxin to convert arsenate to arsenite, after which the efflux transporter formed by ArsA and ArsB can extrude the arsenite from the cell, providing resistance.), with the protein MDVIIYHNPDCGTSRNTLGLIRNAGVEPHVIEYLKTPPSRTMLEQLIARIGISVRALLREKGTPYAELGLGDAALTDGQLLDAMMAHPILINRPIVITPEGVRLCRPSEAVLDLLPPQRGAFVKEDGERVVDEHGRRVAAA; encoded by the coding sequence ATGGACGTCATCATCTATCACAACCCTGATTGCGGCACGTCGCGCAACACGCTCGGCCTGATCCGCAATGCCGGTGTTGAGCCGCATGTCATCGAATATCTCAAGACGCCGCCGAGCCGTACGATGCTTGAGCAGCTCATCGCGCGCATAGGAATCTCCGTTCGCGCGCTGCTGCGCGAAAAGGGCACGCCCTATGCCGAGCTTGGCCTTGGCGACGCTGCTCTGACCGACGGTCAGCTTCTCGACGCAATGATGGCGCATCCCATCCTCATCAATCGTCCGATCGTGATCACGCCGGAAGGGGTGAGGCTGTGCCGGCCGTCCGAGGCGGTGCTGGACCTGCTGCCGCCGCAGCGCGGGGCTTTCGTCAAGGAAGACGGCGAGCGGGTGGTCGACGAACACGGCCGCCGCGTCGCGGCGGCTTGA
- the arsB gene encoding ACR3 family arsenite efflux transporter, with product MSTFERYLTLWVALCIVAGIALGHLMPGVFHAIGAAEIARVNLPVAALIWLMIVPMLIKIDFAALGQVKEHWRGIGVTLFVNWAVKPFSMAALGWLFIGYLFRPYLPADQIDSYIAGLIILAAAPCTAMVFVWSNLTKGEPHFTLSQVALNDTIMVFAFAPVVGLLLGLSAITVPWNTLVLSVALYIVVPVIAAQVLRRGILATGGEPALKRFLDRLQPLSLVALLATLVLLFGFQGEQILAQPLVIALLAVPILIQVYFNSGLAYLLNRLTGEQHCVAGPSALIGASNFFELAVAAAISLFGFQSGAALATVVGVLIEVPVMLSVVWIVNRSKGWYERGERPGAVAEAKR from the coding sequence ATGTCCACCTTTGAACGCTATCTCACCCTCTGGGTCGCCCTGTGCATCGTCGCGGGCATTGCGCTTGGCCACCTCATGCCGGGCGTCTTCCACGCCATCGGCGCGGCCGAGATCGCCAGGGTCAATCTGCCGGTCGCGGCGCTGATCTGGCTCATGATCGTGCCGATGCTGATCAAAATCGATTTCGCTGCTCTCGGCCAGGTCAAGGAACACTGGCGCGGCATCGGCGTCACGCTCTTCGTCAACTGGGCCGTAAAACCCTTCTCGATGGCGGCGCTCGGCTGGCTGTTCATCGGCTATCTGTTCCGGCCCTACCTGCCGGCGGACCAGATCGACTCCTATATCGCCGGGCTCATCATCCTCGCTGCTGCGCCTTGTACGGCCATGGTCTTCGTCTGGTCGAACCTGACCAAGGGCGAGCCGCATTTCACGCTCTCGCAGGTCGCGCTCAACGACACCATCATGGTGTTCGCCTTTGCGCCCGTCGTCGGCTTGCTGCTCGGTCTTTCGGCCATCACCGTGCCGTGGAACACGCTGGTCCTGTCCGTCGCGCTCTATATCGTCGTGCCGGTGATCGCGGCGCAGGTGCTGCGCCGCGGGATACTCGCCACTGGCGGCGAGCCGGCACTGAAGCGCTTCCTCGACCGCCTTCAGCCGCTGTCGCTGGTGGCACTGCTCGCCACGCTGGTCCTGCTCTTCGGCTTCCAGGGCGAACAGATCCTCGCCCAGCCGCTGGTGATCGCGCTGCTCGCCGTGCCGATCCTGATCCAGGTCTATTTCAACTCCGGTCTTGCTTATCTGCTCAACCGCCTGACCGGCGAACAGCATTGTGTCGCCGGTCCATCGGCGCTGATAGGTGCATCGAACTTCTTCGAGCTGGCGGTTGCCGCCGCCATCAGCCTGTTCGGCTTCCAGTCGGGCGCGGCGCTGGCCACCGTGGTCGGCGTGCTAATCGAGGTGCCAGTGATGCTCTCCGTCGTCTGGATCGTGAACCGCTCCAAAGGCTGGTACGAGCGCGGAGAAAGGCCCGGGGCCGTGGCCGAGGCGAAGCGCTGA
- the arsH gene encoding arsenical resistance protein ArsH, whose protein sequence is MPRDLPNVDDACLDVPTIDRLQATPSTHPPRILLLYGSLRERSYSRFLTLEAERLLRHFGAETRVFDPRGLPLPDGAEVSHPKVKELRELSLWSEGQVWTSPERHGAMSAVMKAQIDWIPLSVGAVRPTQGRTLAVMQVSGGSQSFNAVNQMRVLGRWMRMVTIPNQSSVAKAFQEFDQADRMKPSSFYDRVVDVMEELVKFTLLTRDVSGYLTDRYSERKESGETLMRRVNLPAAI, encoded by the coding sequence ATGCCGCGTGATCTTCCTAACGTCGATGACGCATGCCTGGACGTGCCGACAATCGACCGGCTCCAGGCAACGCCCTCAACCCATCCGCCCCGTATCCTCTTGCTCTACGGTTCGCTGCGCGAACGCTCCTACTCCCGGTTCCTCACACTGGAGGCCGAGCGCCTGCTGAGACATTTCGGCGCTGAAACGCGCGTCTTCGATCCGCGCGGCCTGCCATTGCCGGACGGCGCCGAGGTCAGCCATCCGAAAGTGAAGGAATTGCGGGAGCTCTCGCTCTGGTCGGAAGGCCAAGTCTGGACCAGCCCGGAGCGGCACGGCGCAATGAGCGCTGTAATGAAGGCGCAGATCGACTGGATTCCGCTCTCGGTCGGTGCGGTTCGGCCGACACAGGGGCGCACACTGGCCGTCATGCAGGTGTCCGGCGGCTCGCAGAGCTTCAACGCCGTCAATCAGATGCGCGTCCTTGGACGCTGGATGCGCATGGTGACGATCCCCAATCAGTCTTCCGTCGCCAAAGCCTTCCAGGAGTTCGACCAGGCAGATCGGATGAAGCCGTCGTCGTTCTACGATCGGGTCGTCGACGTAATGGAGGAGCTGGTGAAGTTCACACTGCTGACGCGCGATGTCTCGGGTTACCTCACTGACCGCTATTCTGAGCGGAAGGAGAGTGGGGAGACGCTGATGCGCCGTGTGAACCTCCCAGCGGCGATATGA
- a CDS encoding UvrD-helicase domain-containing protein has protein sequence MALQLCDQRRRLLGTDGNILVRGGAGSGKTTIALAKACADLTAGKLGTTGKALFLSFARATVARVAEQATATIPREQMSRIEINTYHGFAWTILKSHAYLLSARQGVSLLLPAQARDRLAGLDGDARKARQRQLFDDEGLVAFDLFPSLTTELLQSIPVLARAYGGAYPLIIVDEFQDTNAEEWTMISQLGQHSTLIALGDPKQRIYDFKGADPRRFDEFIATFRPTQFDFLGENRRSPGTDITLFADAVIDGVYRPEPYTGVTISAYPGQSLRPLKQEVLRIVNRLRRGQDWSLAILVPANVLAVSVFDYMARADHGLPSYPVEILVAAEGPMLAGALIALFLEPPADNQPLGAHVLDALATFELGRIETASGGAITKANRLRTLARAVRARGDDGFGRRGIGPDVQRLLADIAAIVLTGDPMADWRAVRAAMAASPRDEIQAVAREARHMRLLRRGAQIEARLAEAWRTHGAYRNARELLHAAVVEDQFAATTRPHRGVTVMTIHKAKGKEFDEVIVFEGLYQRYFQPRGADAERSARYNLHVAATRARTAVTIMTPSRDPCRLLS, from the coding sequence ATGGCGCTCCAGCTATGTGATCAGCGGCGACGGCTCCTCGGTACGGATGGGAACATCCTCGTGCGGGGCGGCGCTGGCTCCGGTAAGACCACCATCGCATTGGCGAAGGCGTGTGCCGATTTGACGGCCGGAAAGCTCGGAACCACTGGTAAGGCGCTTTTCTTGAGCTTCGCGCGCGCGACGGTGGCGAGAGTCGCGGAGCAAGCGACGGCTACGATTCCGCGCGAGCAGATGTCGCGGATCGAGATCAACACCTATCACGGGTTCGCGTGGACGATCTTAAAGAGCCATGCCTATCTGCTATCCGCGCGCCAGGGTGTATCTCTGCTGTTGCCAGCCCAGGCGCGAGACCGCCTAGCAGGCCTGGACGGGGACGCGCGCAAAGCACGACAGCGCCAATTGTTCGATGACGAAGGACTGGTCGCTTTCGACCTATTCCCCTCGCTGACGACCGAGTTGCTGCAGAGCATTCCCGTCTTGGCGCGCGCTTACGGCGGCGCTTATCCGCTCATTATTGTCGACGAGTTTCAGGATACCAATGCCGAAGAATGGACGATGATTTCGCAGCTCGGTCAGCACAGTACGCTGATTGCGCTGGGAGACCCGAAGCAGAGAATTTACGATTTCAAGGGAGCCGATCCACGGCGGTTCGACGAGTTCATCGCGACGTTCAGACCGACCCAATTTGATTTCCTCGGAGAAAACCGCCGCAGCCCCGGTACGGACATCACGCTATTTGCTGACGCGGTGATCGACGGAGTGTACCGACCGGAGCCCTACACGGGTGTTACGATATCTGCCTATCCTGGTCAGAGTCTGCGTCCTCTGAAGCAGGAGGTGCTCCGCATCGTCAATCGGCTGCGCAGGGGACAGGATTGGTCGTTGGCGATCCTCGTGCCGGCGAATGTGTTGGCTGTGAGTGTGTTCGACTACATGGCGCGCGCGGACCACGGCCTTCCAAGCTATCCCGTCGAGATTCTTGTGGCGGCTGAGGGGCCGATGCTGGCCGGAGCGTTGATCGCGCTCTTTCTTGAACCTCCGGCTGACAACCAGCCGTTGGGAGCGCATGTCCTGGATGCGCTCGCGACGTTCGAGTTGGGCCGGATTGAGACAGCTTCGGGTGGAGCGATTACCAAGGCGAATCGGTTGCGGACGCTGGCACGCGCTGTTCGTGCTCGAGGCGACGATGGTTTCGGTCGGCGGGGCATCGGCCCCGACGTCCAACGGTTGCTCGCAGACATTGCGGCGATCGTTTTAACGGGCGATCCGATGGCGGATTGGCGAGCGGTTCGCGCCGCGATGGCGGCAAGCCCACGGGACGAAATTCAGGCCGTCGCGCGGGAGGCGCGTCATATGCGGCTACTGAGGCGCGGAGCTCAGATCGAGGCACGGCTTGCCGAGGCTTGGCGCACGCACGGCGCTTATCGAAATGCGCGCGAGCTTCTACACGCCGCGGTGGTCGAGGATCAGTTCGCCGCAACCACTCGGCCTCACCGAGGTGTAACGGTGATGACGATCCACAAGGCTAAGGGAAAGGAATTCGATGAGGTGATCGTGTTTGAAGGACTGTACCAGCGATATTTCCAGCCTCGCGGTGCCGACGCAGAGCGATCGGCACGGTACAATCTCCATGTCGCCGCGACGCGGGCACGCACCGCAGTCACGATCATGACTCCGTCGCGTGATCCATGCCGTCTGCTATCATGA